In Abditibacteriaceae bacterium, one DNA window encodes the following:
- a CDS encoding alpha/beta hydrolase — protein sequence MSFSPLQRRLVCFFGAALLLQIALALLPVPLYARSERFHATVLAVFFLDFLMFRRQHVRWGYPMVAAIGLTAGLGFFFWNLLDWQARAINGRFQGSEVLWRMSLVASLVILYSWWTRALMWLLERKASSEFKNSPRGLALRALRIGVSLLLFAPYFFTAMNSHRFKIAGANTPRSDFKLEYEDVAFKANDGIPLRGWLIPAPNSQRAVVVCHGLGANRGLFLGVAPFLQRAGYTVLMFDFRGHGDSGGHTISFGADEARDVAGAVSFLKARGFSRVALYGFSMGGAAVLNSAAKLPVDAVVVDSTFTDFAPLVAQNLPSVPQALKQTAVTIIDIYGQLEVGASLHQISTRTHIASISPRPLLVVHGTGDQLIPFSQAQTIHRLAQHPKQLWLVKGADHCLCRLVDVKRYEARVSVFLKRAIR from the coding sequence ATGTCTTTCTCCCCATTGCAGCGCCGCCTCGTTTGTTTTTTCGGAGCAGCATTGCTGTTGCAAATTGCGCTTGCCCTTTTGCCGGTTCCGCTTTACGCACGCTCCGAGCGCTTTCATGCGACAGTTCTTGCGGTTTTCTTTCTCGATTTTTTGATGTTTCGGCGGCAGCATGTACGCTGGGGCTATCCAATGGTGGCAGCTATTGGGCTAACCGCTGGTTTAGGCTTCTTCTTTTGGAACCTGCTCGATTGGCAGGCGCGCGCCATCAACGGGCGCTTTCAAGGAAGCGAGGTGCTGTGGCGCATGAGCCTCGTTGCCAGCCTTGTAATTCTGTATTCATGGTGGACACGCGCTTTGATGTGGCTGCTCGAACGCAAGGCGTCATCAGAATTCAAGAATTCGCCGCGCGGCCTGGCTCTGAGGGCGCTTCGCATCGGAGTGTCTCTGCTGCTGTTCGCACCGTATTTCTTCACGGCGATGAACTCGCATCGCTTCAAAATTGCCGGTGCCAACACGCCGCGCAGCGATTTTAAGCTCGAATACGAAGACGTTGCTTTTAAGGCCAACGACGGCATTCCGTTGCGCGGCTGGCTCATTCCCGCGCCGAATTCACAGCGCGCGGTTGTAGTGTGTCACGGTTTGGGCGCGAATCGAGGTTTGTTCCTCGGAGTTGCGCCGTTTCTGCAGCGCGCCGGTTACACCGTTTTGATGTTCGACTTTCGCGGGCACGGCGACAGCGGTGGCCACACGATTTCTTTTGGTGCCGATGAAGCGCGCGATGTCGCCGGCGCAGTGAGCTTCTTGAAAGCGCGTGGCTTTTCGCGTGTCGCGCTTTACGGGTTCTCGATGGGCGGCGCGGCAGTTCTCAACAGTGCCGCGAAGCTACCTGTTGATGCCGTTGTGGTTGATAGCACCTTTACCGATTTCGCGCCGCTTGTCGCGCAGAATTTGCCGTCCGTCCCCCAAGCTTTGAAGCAAACTGCCGTTACCATTATCGATATTTACGGACAACTCGAAGTAGGAGCATCCTTGCATCAAATCTCGACTCGCACGCACATCGCCAGCATCAGCCCTCGCCCGTTGCTCGTTGTTCACGGGACGGGCGACCAGTTAATTCCCTTTTCCCAGGCGCAAACGATTCATCGTCTCGCGCAGCATCCAAAGCAACTTTGGCTCGTCAAAGGCGCGGATCACTGCCTTTGCCGTCTGGTTGATGTAAAGCGTTACGAAGCGCGCGTTTCTGTTTTTCTGAAGCGAGCAATAAGGTAA
- a CDS encoding phytanoyl-CoA dioxygenase family protein yields MLTNEQKEQFERDGYLIVRGLISREEAVQLRDHFMDLHAQGPKQGFDPKSADEADSDVLRMYPRFMHPHRVDDLSMKWMLDARFEGVLRDLFGEQPVAAQSMFYYKPAGARGQALHQDNFYLEVAPGSCMAAWVALDEISPDNGGLFIVPGSHKTDVQCPHVADLTQSFTTEEVDVPEGMTPVPANMELGDVLFFNGSVIHGSYPNNTKDRFRRSFICHYLGEGSKQISEHYFPLHRFDGTPIQKDEVFAVSSGGGVCGSEAWQDLMNARVEKVVLA; encoded by the coding sequence ATGCTGACCAACGAACAAAAAGAACAATTCGAGCGCGATGGTTACCTCATCGTGCGCGGTTTAATTTCGCGTGAAGAAGCTGTGCAACTGCGCGATCATTTTATGGACTTGCACGCGCAGGGCCCAAAGCAAGGCTTTGACCCCAAAAGCGCCGACGAAGCCGACAGCGACGTGCTGCGAATGTATCCGCGCTTCATGCACCCGCATCGCGTCGATGATTTGTCAATGAAATGGATGCTCGACGCGCGCTTTGAGGGCGTCTTGCGCGATTTGTTCGGCGAACAGCCGGTTGCCGCGCAAAGCATGTTTTATTACAAGCCAGCGGGCGCACGCGGCCAGGCGCTGCATCAGGATAATTTTTATCTTGAAGTTGCACCGGGAAGCTGCATGGCGGCGTGGGTCGCGCTCGATGAAATCTCGCCCGATAACGGCGGTTTGTTCATCGTGCCCGGCTCGCACAAAACCGACGTGCAGTGCCCCCACGTCGCCGATTTGACGCAAAGCTTTACCACCGAAGAAGTGGATGTTCCCGAAGGTATGACACCGGTTCCGGCCAACATGGAACTGGGCGATGTCTTGTTTTTTAACGGCAGCGTGATTCACGGCTCGTACCCAAACAACACGAAAGACCGCTTCCGTCGCTCGTTCATCTGCCATTATCTCGGCGAAGGCTCGAAGCAGATTTCGGAGCATTATTTTCCCTTGCATCGTTTTGATGGAACACCAATTCAGAAAGACGAAGTTTTTGCTGTGTCGTCGGGCGGCGGCGTCTGTGGAAGCGAGGCATGGCAGGATTTGATGAATGCGCGCGTCGAGAAAGTTGTGCTTGCTTAA
- a CDS encoding PhzF family phenazine biosynthesis protein: MPAIFTVDTFTDTPFSGNPAAVCFLDTPRDDAWMQSVAHEMNLSETAFLVPQEDGFQLRWFTPRIEVDLCGHATLASAHILWEAGFVGAEDIRFSTRSGLLTARRSERGITLDFPVTPEEPANSESDTLRDALGGTPVYVGRSKFDYLVEVDSEATVRSLTPDLSLLKKLPVRGVIVTSRAMASNVDFVSRFFAPAAGIDEDPVTGSAHCCLAPFWSQRLQKNHFVAHQVSERGGVLHLELAGNRVLISGAAITVLRGEILA; the protein is encoded by the coding sequence ATGCCAGCCATTTTTACCGTAGACACATTCACAGACACTCCGTTTTCAGGGAATCCTGCTGCCGTGTGTTTCTTGGATACACCGCGAGACGATGCGTGGATGCAAAGCGTGGCGCATGAAATGAACCTGTCGGAAACGGCCTTTTTGGTTCCGCAGGAAGATGGCTTTCAGTTGCGTTGGTTCACACCGAGAATCGAGGTTGATCTCTGTGGGCACGCCACATTAGCCAGCGCTCATATCCTGTGGGAAGCAGGCTTTGTCGGGGCCGAAGACATCCGCTTTTCTACACGCAGCGGCTTGCTCACGGCTCGCCGTTCGGAACGGGGAATCACTCTGGATTTTCCGGTTACACCGGAGGAGCCTGCCAACAGCGAGAGCGATACGCTTCGAGATGCGCTGGGGGGGACGCCCGTATATGTTGGAAGGAGTAAATTCGATTATCTGGTCGAGGTTGATTCGGAAGCGACGGTAAGAAGCCTGACTCCCGATCTGTCGTTGCTAAAAAAACTCCCCGTTCGCGGAGTGATAGTAACCAGCCGAGCTATGGCTTCCAATGTTGATTTCGTTTCGCGATTCTTCGCGCCAGCCGCAGGTATTGACGAAGACCCGGTAACCGGCTCGGCACACTGTTGTTTAGCGCCTTTCTGGTCTCAGCGTCTCCAGAAGAATCACTTTGTAGCGCATCAAGTTTCAGAGAGAGGCGGAGTTTTGCACCTTGAACTCGCGGGCAACCGCGTGTTAATCAGCGGAGCAGCGATAACGGTATTGCGTGGAGAAATCTTGGCTTAA
- a CDS encoding AraC family transcriptional regulator, with the protein MLPFSVPFIRWADVARMTTGTMRRRIYDHEFVYVLGGQGTIVIEGARHTAEHNRLFLLQPRQWHGYHAAENAELLLLGVHFDWKPQHDTLHFPIFRAADEGQFAEDALFRVPREVPGWNLRQTPFLDCSRHSRVRKMLEDVVAEYARDDAESREVAGALLAAAIGQIAREVRVHAGGAMLAPDALRRCERARAMLEDVEALPSTEDVALAVGWSADHLRRAFRAAFNTTPQGVQMAARLRRGRELLRDGNIPVAEVAHRCGFDDPSHFARAFRAETGLSPREFLTLVCKL; encoded by the coding sequence ATGCTTCCGTTTTCTGTCCCGTTTATTCGCTGGGCCGATGTCGCACGCATGACGACCGGCACCATGCGCCGCCGCATTTACGATCATGAATTCGTTTATGTTTTAGGCGGGCAGGGCACAATTGTGATTGAAGGCGCGCGCCACACCGCCGAACATAACCGGCTTTTTCTGTTGCAGCCGCGCCAATGGCATGGCTATCACGCGGCGGAAAATGCCGAATTGCTGTTGCTCGGCGTTCACTTCGATTGGAAGCCACAGCACGATACGCTGCACTTTCCTATTTTTCGCGCCGCCGATGAAGGACAGTTCGCCGAAGATGCTCTCTTCCGCGTGCCGCGTGAAGTGCCGGGTTGGAATTTGCGTCAAACGCCGTTTCTCGATTGCTCGCGTCATAGCCGCGTGCGCAAGATGCTGGAAGATGTGGTCGCCGAATACGCGCGCGACGATGCCGAATCGCGCGAAGTGGCAGGCGCACTTTTGGCGGCGGCCATCGGACAAATCGCGCGCGAAGTGCGTGTCCACGCCGGCGGCGCGATGCTGGCGCCCGATGCTCTGCGACGTTGCGAGCGAGCGCGGGCGATGCTGGAGGATGTCGAAGCGTTGCCTTCCACAGAAGATGTTGCGCTTGCTGTCGGGTGGAGCGCCGATCATCTGCGGCGCGCGTTTCGAGCCGCATTTAACACGACGCCGCAGGGTGTTCAAATGGCGGCGCGTTTGCGTCGTGGGCGCGAACTCTTGCGTGACGGAAATATCCCTGTTGCCGAGGTCGCTCACCGTTGCGGCTTTGACGATCCTTCGCATTTTGCACGCGCCTTTCGTGCAGAAACCGGACTTTCTCCACGAGAATTCCTGACGCTCGTGTGCAAACTCTAG
- a CDS encoding ATP-binding protein, with protein MSAIELTNASTPDSLSPQMETEIQRRVAEQSRILNVALGSIEDFAYVFDRAGRFTYCNPPLLKLLDITLAEIIGKNFFDLDYPAELARRLQHQIEEVFRTSAVVRDETPYTNAKGKTGFYEYIFTPVFAADGTVEFVAGSTRDITERRQAEEESEKLLQQLGAERAKLHYLFTHAPAFVATLHGPQHIFELTNAAYSQLIGHRNVVGQPVRTALPEIEGQGFFELLDQVYATGESYTGREIPVMIQREPQGPLEQCFIDLVYQPIFCADGTVEGIFAHGVDITEQVQARKEAENANRAKDEFLATLSHELRTPLAAIMGWTHLLQSGEISAEESAIGLSTISRNARAQSQLIEDILDVSRMIAGNMSLEVQPVHLLGIMEEALSTILPAAQSKNIQFHRMFDEGVALVSGDPVRLQQIVGNLLSNALKFTPEGGEVGVHLHRTGSYAQIVVSDSGIGMAPEMLPRVFDRFRQADASSTRAQGGLGLGLAIVHHLVKLHGGTVTAQSEGLGKGATFTVQLPLIAPSVPAEPMCTEPTNPKNTRSLEGLRLLVVDDQADARGYLSVVLEKWGARVRAVSSAAEAFVALQEEQPDLLLSDIGMPEEDGISLIKKVRALPDKKGNQTPAIALTAFVRPEDRDKVLRSGFQAHLAKPIDLRELEALIHSLARP; from the coding sequence ATGTCCGCCATAGAATTGACGAATGCATCAACACCCGATTCTCTTTCCCCCCAAATGGAAACCGAGATTCAACGTCGGGTCGCGGAGCAATCGCGCATTTTAAATGTGGCTTTGGGTTCAATCGAAGATTTCGCCTATGTTTTCGACCGGGCCGGACGATTCACTTATTGCAATCCGCCGCTGCTCAAGTTGTTGGACATTACCCTCGCCGAGATCATCGGCAAAAACTTCTTCGACCTCGACTACCCGGCCGAATTGGCGCGTCGCCTTCAACATCAGATCGAAGAAGTCTTCCGAACCAGCGCTGTAGTCAGGGATGAAACTCCTTACACCAATGCGAAGGGCAAAACCGGTTTTTACGAATATATTTTTACGCCTGTCTTCGCCGCCGATGGTACGGTCGAATTCGTCGCCGGTTCGACTCGCGATATTACCGAGCGTCGCCAGGCCGAGGAAGAAAGCGAAAAGCTGCTTCAACAGTTGGGCGCCGAACGCGCGAAGCTGCATTATCTTTTCACTCATGCGCCCGCTTTCGTAGCCACACTGCACGGGCCGCAACATATTTTCGAACTGACAAATGCCGCCTATTCACAACTCATCGGTCACCGCAACGTCGTCGGACAGCCAGTGCGCACAGCGCTGCCCGAAATTGAAGGTCAAGGGTTTTTCGAGCTGCTCGATCAGGTCTATGCAACCGGTGAATCTTATACAGGCCGCGAAATTCCGGTCATGATTCAACGTGAGCCGCAGGGCCCGCTGGAGCAATGCTTTATCGACCTGGTTTATCAGCCGATATTCTGCGCGGATGGAACAGTAGAAGGCATTTTTGCCCATGGCGTTGATATCACCGAGCAGGTGCAGGCCAGAAAAGAAGCTGAGAACGCTAATCGCGCCAAAGACGAATTTCTTGCAACCCTTTCACATGAACTCCGAACGCCCCTGGCGGCGATTATGGGTTGGACACATCTGCTGCAAAGCGGAGAAATCAGCGCGGAAGAAAGCGCCATCGGATTAAGCACAATTTCACGCAACGCGCGCGCCCAGAGCCAACTTATCGAGGACATTCTCGATGTTTCCCGCATGATTGCCGGCAATATGAGCCTGGAAGTACAGCCTGTGCATCTGCTGGGCATCATGGAAGAAGCGCTAAGTACAATTCTGCCCGCGGCCCAGAGCAAGAATATCCAGTTTCATCGCATGTTCGATGAAGGCGTCGCCCTTGTCTCGGGCGATCCGGTTCGCTTGCAGCAAATCGTGGGAAATCTGTTGTCCAACGCTCTGAAATTCACACCGGAAGGCGGAGAAGTTGGGGTGCATTTGCATCGCACCGGTTCATACGCCCAAATTGTCGTTTCCGATTCCGGTATCGGCATGGCGCCCGAAATGTTACCCCGCGTTTTCGACCGTTTTCGCCAGGCAGACGCCAGCTCTACCCGCGCTCAGGGAGGATTGGGACTCGGGCTTGCCATCGTGCATCATCTGGTGAAACTTCATGGCGGAACCGTCACCGCTCAATCGGAAGGACTGGGCAAAGGCGCGACGTTCACGGTCCAATTGCCGCTCATCGCTCCATCTGTGCCTGCTGAGCCAATGTGCACGGAGCCGACAAACCCCAAAAATACACGTTCTCTGGAAGGACTTCGGCTTTTAGTTGTTGATGATCAGGCCGATGCACGTGGTTATCTTTCGGTCGTTCTGGAAAAATGGGGCGCTCGCGTTCGGGCTGTGAGTTCGGCAGCCGAAGCGTTTGTCGCGCTGCAGGAAGAACAACCCGACCTTCTGCTCAGCGACATCGGAATGCCGGAAGAAGACGGAATTTCTCTCATCAAAAAAGTGCGGGCACTGCCGGATAAAAAAGGGAATCAAACTCCTGCCATTGCGCTTACGGCTTTCGTGCGACCCGAGGATCGGGACAAAGTGCTCCGTTCAGGCTTTCAAGCGCATCTGGCAAAGCCCATTGATCTTCGTGAACTAGAAGCCTTGATTCATTCTCTCGCCCGCCCTTAA
- a CDS encoding lysophospholipid acyltransferase family protein translates to MNESLKESSPPLSPSRSYRLAYPWAKVKLQAFIRCLAPRLRVEGTIHVPRRGGVLLTPNHISDADPPFVGLCAPRPLWFMAKRGLWHQQGVMKYLGPVISWMQAFPVDPDSADREALRYAEDLLEAKQALVIFPEGRIAHNETIPLQPGAVMLALRAKVPVVPVGIAGTQYVIPYGHLLPRPTLMPVAVVYGAPVRFDDLIKLPRRAAREAAAERLEKAMTTVRARAEELAR, encoded by the coding sequence ATGAACGAATCTTTGAAGGAATCTTCTCCGCCGCTCAGCCCGTCGCGCTCGTATCGGCTGGCGTATCCGTGGGCAAAGGTAAAGCTGCAAGCGTTTATCCGCTGCCTCGCGCCGCGTTTGCGTGTCGAAGGCACGATTCATGTGCCGCGTCGTGGCGGTGTCTTGCTGACGCCCAATCACATCTCCGATGCCGATCCGCCGTTTGTCGGATTGTGCGCGCCGCGTCCCTTATGGTTTATGGCGAAGCGCGGATTGTGGCACCAGCAAGGCGTGATGAAATATCTCGGGCCGGTGATTTCGTGGATGCAAGCGTTTCCCGTCGATCCCGATTCCGCCGACCGTGAAGCGTTGCGTTACGCCGAAGACTTGCTCGAAGCAAAGCAAGCGCTCGTCATCTTTCCTGAAGGTCGCATCGCGCACAACGAAACGATTCCGCTGCAACCCGGCGCGGTGATGCTGGCGTTGCGCGCGAAAGTTCCGGTTGTGCCGGTTGGCATTGCGGGCACGCAATACGTTATTCCGTATGGACACTTGCTGCCGCGACCGACGCTGATGCCAGTGGCCGTTGTTTACGGCGCTCCGGTGCGCTTCGACGATCTAATCAAACTGCCACGCCGCGCCGCCCGCGAAGCCGCTGCCGAGCGGCTGGAAAAAGCGATGACTACCGTTCGTGCGCGCGCCGAAGAACTCGCGCGTTAG
- a CDS encoding GAF domain-containing protein: MSFVTCQADSTRFKAVLEEEGIFEALSFINSKSVHRFTALYIFDAPALRNVCLVDKQDSTVRQSEPIEITDSYCLFVRDSGEKFITIDSLSDERVKEHPKRALIQSYCGLPLTNVDGATLGTVCHFNFDPIPYTDDELILLEMASPTIVDWIEKSLHIKGTIVCPCCQGTGSVPEDSIN; this comes from the coding sequence ATGTCTTTTGTCACCTGCCAGGCGGACAGTACGCGTTTTAAGGCCGTTCTTGAAGAAGAAGGCATCTTTGAGGCGCTGTCCTTCATTAATTCGAAATCGGTGCACCGCTTTACGGCACTCTATATTTTTGATGCCCCCGCCCTTCGCAATGTGTGTCTTGTAGACAAACAGGACTCGACCGTTCGTCAGAGCGAGCCGATTGAGATCACCGATTCGTATTGTTTGTTTGTGCGCGACTCCGGTGAGAAATTCATCACAATCGACTCACTGAGCGATGAACGAGTGAAAGAGCATCCCAAGCGAGCACTAATTCAATCGTACTGTGGCTTGCCACTCACGAACGTCGATGGCGCAACGCTCGGGACTGTTTGCCATTTTAACTTCGATCCTATCCCTTACACCGATGATGAACTTATCCTTTTAGAAATGGCGTCTCCCACCATCGTCGATTGGATCGAGAAGAGCCTCCATATTAAAGGCACAATCGTTTGCCCCTGCTGCCAGGGGACTGGAAGTGTCCCGGAAGATAGCATCAATTAA
- a CDS encoding DUF1559 domain-containing protein, whose translation MNIKHNSGQRKGFTLIELLVVIAIIAILAAILFPVFARARENARRSSCASNLKQIGLGIMQYTQDYDERFVRATTGAGGTANAQTWANSLQPYLKSTQIFQCPSDSSIEPNTWWMPGTPTAPPFHISYLYNSSIARSSLAAVQNVSGTVMGVDGATNPSGSSNPIDWLKSPKPTAFLVRPFVGDDTTDTDGRGEDFAAPAARHLETSNVLYVDGHVKAQRVPSFYNSSVVFPNKMPCLDPAVGCS comes from the coding sequence ATGAACATTAAACACAATAGTGGCCAGCGCAAGGGCTTTACACTCATCGAACTTCTTGTTGTAATCGCCATCATTGCAATTCTTGCGGCGATTTTATTTCCTGTTTTTGCACGCGCTCGTGAAAACGCCCGCCGCTCCAGCTGCGCCAGCAACTTGAAGCAAATCGGTCTGGGAATTATGCAGTACACGCAAGACTACGACGAGCGCTTCGTGCGCGCGACGACCGGCGCCGGCGGCACTGCAAACGCGCAGACCTGGGCAAATTCGCTGCAACCTTATCTGAAAAGCACTCAGATTTTTCAGTGCCCCAGCGATTCGTCGATTGAGCCGAATACCTGGTGGATGCCGGGCACTCCGACAGCGCCACCGTTTCACATCAGCTACCTTTACAACTCCAGCATCGCTCGTTCGTCGCTTGCAGCCGTTCAGAATGTCAGTGGAACCGTGATGGGAGTCGATGGAGCAACTAATCCTTCCGGATCGAGTAACCCGATTGACTGGCTCAAATCACCGAAACCGACAGCGTTTCTTGTCCGGCCCTTTGTTGGCGACGACACGACCGACACCGACGGACGCGGCGAAGATTTCGCGGCACCGGCTGCCCGCCATCTCGAAACAAGCAACGTGTTGTATGTCGATGGTCATGTGAAGGCGCAGCGCGTTCCCAGCTTCTACAACAGCAGTGTTGTGTTCCCCAACAAGATGCCATGCCTCGACCCAGCCGTCGGTTGCAGCTAA
- a CDS encoding cupin domain-containing protein — translation MQNVLSSLCVLSVLLLSTNSRALEASKQVTVRPLLQTSQSWDGKPIVYPKGEAEVTGLVIQIAPGGQTGWHLHSVPSFGVILEGRLDVKLKTGQIKHFKAGDAVMEVVNTLHNGRNVGKTPVKLVVFYAGVKGSKLTVKEAARTK, via the coding sequence ATGCAAAATGTCTTGTCTTCGCTGTGTGTTCTGTCGGTTTTGCTCTTGTCCACGAATTCGCGCGCGCTTGAGGCAAGCAAGCAAGTCACCGTTCGACCTTTGCTTCAAACGTCGCAAAGCTGGGACGGCAAACCAATCGTTTATCCGAAGGGCGAAGCCGAAGTCACTGGCCTCGTGATTCAAATCGCACCTGGCGGACAAACCGGCTGGCATTTACACAGCGTGCCTTCTTTCGGCGTCATTCTGGAAGGGCGGCTGGACGTGAAGCTAAAGACCGGACAGATCAAACATTTTAAAGCTGGCGACGCAGTTATGGAAGTTGTAAACACTCTGCACAATGGCCGCAATGTCGGAAAGACTCCGGTGAAACTGGTAGTTTTCTACGCAGGTGTTAAAGGCAGCAAACTGACGGTGAAAGAAGCCGCGAGAACGAAGTAA